One segment of Nostoc flagelliforme CCNUN1 DNA contains the following:
- a CDS encoding ferredoxin yields the protein MADFLPSLEEQEENRSGLEPELGGFLRDDPERSGLEPELGGFLRQNGVYVDEITCIGCKHCAHVARNTFYIEPDYGRSRVVRQDGDAEEIIQEAIDTCPVDCIHWVDYTELKKLEQERKYQVIPVVGYPVEQAVAASERRRKKQKLKTKKSRY from the coding sequence ATGGCTGATTTTCTGCCGTCGCTGGAAGAACAAGAAGAAAATCGTTCCGGTTTGGAACCAGAATTAGGGGGTTTTTTACGGGATGACCCAGAACGTTCTGGTTTAGAACCGGAATTGGGCGGTTTCCTGCGCCAAAATGGTGTTTATGTTGACGAAATCACCTGTATTGGTTGCAAGCACTGCGCTCATGTTGCACGTAACACCTTTTACATTGAACCAGATTACGGGCGATCGCGCGTGGTTCGGCAAGATGGGGACGCTGAGGAAATTATCCAAGAAGCAATTGACACTTGTCCGGTTGATTGCATTCATTGGGTTGATTACACTGAACTGAAAAAATTAGAACAAGAACGCAAATATCAGGTAATTCCTGTAGTTGGTTATCCGGTAGAACAAGCAGTTGCTGCTAGCGAACGTCGGCGTAAAAAGCAAAAGTTAAAAACTAAAAAATCCCGTTATTAA
- a CDS encoding DUF1257 domain-containing protein has protein sequence MSHFSQIKTQIRNLDSLKDALTELGVDWKPGPREVRGYRGQTHPAEVSIEQENGYDIGFKWNGLEYELVADLQYWQQNLSVDGFLRQVTQRYAYQTVVKETARVGFQVSEQQKNEDGSIRLVVQRWSA, from the coding sequence ATGTCACACTTTAGCCAAATTAAGACTCAAATCCGTAACCTTGATTCTTTGAAAGATGCTTTGACTGAATTGGGCGTAGACTGGAAACCCGGCCCACGCGAAGTCCGTGGCTATCGCGGTCAAACCCATCCTGCGGAAGTTAGTATTGAGCAGGAAAATGGCTATGACATCGGCTTTAAATGGAATGGCTTGGAATATGAACTGGTAGCTGACTTGCAATATTGGCAGCAAAACCTGTCTGTGGACGGATTTTTACGCCAGGTAACACAGCGCTATGCTTATCAAACAGTTGTGAAAGAAACCGCTCGTGTTGGTTTTCAAGTCTCTGAACAACAAAAAAATGAAGATGGTTCAATTCGCCTGGTAGTACAGCGCTGGAGTGCGTAA
- a CDS encoding DUF2997 domain-containing protein, which produces METLEFIIYPDGRVQEKVTGIVGASCAEVTAAIEAQLGQVLNHEPTSEYFAAKVQQSNVANTHTTYSDW; this is translated from the coding sequence ATGGAGACATTAGAGTTCATAATCTATCCAGACGGTCGGGTACAAGAAAAAGTCACTGGCATTGTGGGTGCTTCTTGCGCTGAGGTTACAGCAGCAATAGAGGCACAGCTGGGGCAAGTACTTAATCATGAGCCAACCTCAGAATATTTCGCCGCGAAGGTGCAGCAATCTAATGTGGCGAATACACACACCACTTACAGCGATTGGTAA
- a CDS encoding DUF4926 domain-containing protein, with protein MNKTRIELLDVVALTVDLPEYNLYRGQVGTVVELLAGGVAFEVEFSDRNGRTYESVGLRPQQLMVLHFEPASPDSVPEMVTA; from the coding sequence ATGAATAAAACTAGAATTGAGTTGCTGGATGTCGTAGCACTAACAGTTGATCTACCTGAATACAACCTGTACCGTGGTCAAGTTGGTACAGTAGTAGAATTATTAGCTGGTGGTGTTGCATTTGAGGTTGAATTTAGTGATCGCAATGGCCGCACTTATGAATCTGTTGGTTTACGCCCACAGCAATTAATGGTGTTACATTTCGAGCCAGCATCCCCTGATTCAGTCCCGGAAATGGTTACAGCGTAA
- a CDS encoding DUF6883 domain-containing protein: protein MSNSANLIPNAENAVVDIRKLRDYCLNPEHDKGKDKARLFSASLGMKDENAEELRQILLEAVRIQEVSLGRRDEFGQRYILDFTLKWQNKSTIIRSAWIIEEGSDVPRLTTCYPL from the coding sequence ATGTCTAATTCAGCCAATCTAATCCCAAATGCAGAAAATGCAGTCGTTGATATTCGTAAACTGCGTGACTATTGTCTTAATCCAGAGCATGATAAAGGAAAAGATAAAGCCCGTCTCTTTTCAGCAAGTCTGGGCATGAAGGATGAAAACGCTGAAGAATTGCGCCAGATTCTTTTAGAAGCAGTCAGAATTCAAGAAGTTAGTTTGGGACGACGTGATGAATTTGGACAACGTTACATACTAGATTTCACGCTCAAATGGCAGAATAAAAGTACGATCATTCGCAGTGCTTGGATTATCGAAGAAGGTTCTGATGTCCCAAGATTAACAACCTGCTATCCTCTCTAA
- a CDS encoding RNA polymerase subunit sigma-24 produces the protein MSFEDIASKAVEKGTEIAVEKTLGVKDLKTVKAVVETGAAAGAAVSAATGLSVAATSGAGITSGLAAAGGVVGGGMAAAPAVLAAGPAYAGAKIMNETLFKDQPNLSEEEREARSAARTATNIGAAAGVAGAGAVTVAAGASGAAIMSTLAGIGGVVGGGAIAGTAIVAAAPVAAAAAIGYGIYKLFGGGKE, from the coding sequence ATGAGTTTTGAAGATATTGCCAGTAAAGCTGTTGAAAAAGGTACAGAAATTGCTGTAGAAAAAACTTTAGGCGTTAAAGACCTAAAGACGGTAAAAGCTGTTGTAGAGACTGGTGCAGCGGCAGGGGCTGCTGTCAGTGCTGCTACAGGGTTATCTGTTGCGGCAACTTCAGGAGCAGGAATTACTTCTGGTCTAGCTGCGGCAGGTGGTGTGGTTGGTGGTGGTATGGCGGCTGCTCCTGCTGTATTGGCAGCAGGCCCAGCTTATGCTGGGGCAAAAATAATGAATGAAACTTTGTTCAAAGACCAACCGAATTTGTCTGAGGAAGAACGTGAAGCTCGTTCAGCTGCAAGAACAGCTACAAACATTGGGGCTGCTGCTGGTGTGGCTGGTGCTGGTGCTGTAACAGTAGCCGCTGGTGCTTCTGGTGCTGCAATTATGAGTACCCTTGCAGGTATCGGTGGTGTTGTTGGGGGAGGTGCAATTGCCGGTACTGCCATAGTTGCTGCTGCACCTGTTGCTGCTGCGGCAGCTATTGGATACGGGATATACAAACTCTTCGGCGGCGGTAAAGAATAG
- the bioU gene encoding (S)-8-amino-7-oxononanoate synthase BioU, giving the protein MNSEKVKNSLNISPAIRIGVLGFGGLGQAAAKVLAAKQEMILVAAADQKGYAYAAEGLNTQQCIATYQSQGSIGHLEPVGTLTNQSIQDVIEIAQPVDGYFLALPNLPNDFIPSVAKEFIKSGWRGVLVDAIKRTTAVEQLLAMKEELQAAGITYMTGCGATPGLLTAAAALAAQSYAEIYQVEITFGVGIANWEAYRATVREDIGHMPGYTVETAKAMTDAEVEALLDKTNGVLTLTNMEHADDVMLEVAGIVGRDRVTVGGVVDTRNPKKPLSTNVKVTGRTFEGKISTHTFTLGDETSMAANVCGPAFGYLKAGKQLHQRGIYGIFTAAEIMPQFVR; this is encoded by the coding sequence ATGAATTCCGAAAAAGTCAAAAATTCTCTAAATATTTCGCCAGCGATACGCATAGGAGTACTAGGTTTCGGCGGACTCGGACAAGCCGCCGCCAAGGTACTTGCTGCTAAACAGGAAATGATTTTAGTCGCCGCAGCAGATCAAAAAGGTTACGCTTACGCTGCTGAAGGTTTAAATACTCAACAATGCATTGCAACCTACCAGTCCCAAGGTTCGATAGGTCATTTAGAACCAGTTGGTACGTTAACAAATCAAAGTATTCAGGATGTAATTGAAATAGCTCAACCTGTGGATGGGTATTTTCTGGCTTTACCCAACTTGCCAAATGACTTTATTCCCTCTGTAGCAAAGGAGTTTATCAAATCTGGTTGGCGTGGGGTGCTAGTGGATGCGATTAAGCGTACCACTGCTGTAGAACAACTACTGGCAATGAAAGAAGAACTGCAAGCAGCCGGGATTACCTATATGACAGGCTGTGGTGCTACACCCGGATTGTTAACAGCCGCCGCCGCTTTAGCAGCCCAAAGCTACGCTGAAATTTATCAAGTCGAAATCACCTTCGGGGTGGGAATTGCTAACTGGGAAGCTTACCGCGCCACCGTTCGAGAAGATATTGGCCACATGCCTGGTTACACAGTGGAAACCGCCAAGGCGATGACTGATGCGGAAGTAGAAGCACTACTAGATAAAACTAATGGTGTGCTTACCTTGACGAATATGGAACACGCTGATGATGTGATGCTAGAGGTAGCGGGAATAGTGGGGCGCGATCGCGTTACTGTTGGTGGTGTAGTCGATACTCGCAATCCCAAAAAGCCCCTCAGCACCAACGTTAAGGTAACAGGGCGCACCTTTGAAGGGAAAATTTCCACCCATACCTTTACTCTGGGAGATGAAACCAGCATGGCAGCCAATGTTTGCGGCCCTGCCTTTGGCTATCTCAAAGCTGGTAAACAATTGCACCAACGCGGCATTTATGGAATATTCACTGCTGCCGAAATTATGCCGCAGTTTGTTAGGTAA
- a CDS encoding type II secretion system F family protein codes for MPTYVARVRDSQGKSRTEKIVAESLVQARTNLRDQGFVVQELKQFQGFQVNFDLKKFQNSLVKVSVKDKAVFSRQFAVLMNAGVAIVRSLGVLSEQCSNTKLKQALVDISNDVQSGMNLSDAMRKHPDCFDGLYVSMIQAGEVGGVLDEVLNRLAKLLEDVARLQNQIKSALSYPSVVGFIAVAIFLGMTIFLIPIFAKIFTEIGISLPPLTQFLMDASKFLRSPSALLLLAALVGLKFGFTQYGKTPVGRITIDRFSLKMPLFGDLIQKSSVARFSRTFGSLTRSGVPILTCLEIVRDTSGNQVIANAIDAARMEIQQGGMISIALQKDAVFPAMAIQMISIGEETGELDAMLMKVADFYEDEVEQAVKAMTSILEPMMIVVLGGMVGTILLAMYLPMFAVFEKMG; via the coding sequence ATGCCAACCTACGTTGCCCGTGTTCGGGATTCTCAAGGAAAATCCCGAACAGAAAAAATTGTTGCCGAATCCTTAGTGCAAGCTCGTACTAATCTTAGAGATCAAGGTTTTGTAGTCCAAGAACTCAAGCAATTTCAAGGATTTCAGGTAAATTTTGACTTAAAAAAATTCCAGAATTCCTTAGTTAAGGTTTCTGTGAAAGACAAAGCAGTTTTTTCGCGTCAATTTGCCGTTTTGATGAATGCGGGAGTTGCGATCGTTAGAAGTCTGGGGGTACTTTCCGAACAGTGTAGTAATACTAAACTAAAACAAGCCCTTGTGGACATTAGCAACGATGTTCAAAGTGGAATGAATCTTTCAGACGCAATGCGGAAGCATCCTGACTGTTTTGATGGATTATATGTGAGTATGATTCAAGCTGGCGAAGTTGGTGGTGTTCTAGACGAAGTATTGAATCGTTTAGCCAAGTTGTTAGAAGATGTTGCCCGCTTACAAAACCAAATTAAATCAGCATTGTCTTATCCAAGTGTTGTGGGTTTTATAGCAGTTGCTATCTTTCTCGGCATGACCATTTTTCTCATTCCCATTTTTGCGAAGATTTTTACAGAAATTGGAATCTCATTACCACCCCTAACGCAATTCCTGATGGATGCCAGTAAATTTTTGAGAAGTCCGAGTGCTTTGCTGCTTCTCGCTGCTCTGGTAGGATTGAAATTTGGCTTTACACAATATGGTAAAACTCCTGTTGGCCGCATCACGATTGATCGTTTTTCCCTCAAGATGCCATTGTTTGGTGACTTAATTCAAAAATCTTCAGTTGCCCGCTTTAGCCGGACTTTTGGTTCTTTGACTCGTTCAGGTGTACCAATTTTAACTTGTTTGGAAATTGTTCGAGATACATCAGGAAACCAAGTAATTGCCAATGCCATAGATGCAGCCCGCATGGAGATTCAACAAGGAGGCATGATTAGCATTGCTTTACAAAAAGATGCCGTTTTTCCGGCTATGGCAATTCAGATGATTAGTATCGGAGAAGAAACTGGAGAATTAGATGCAATGTTGATGAAAGTTGCCGATTTTTATGAAGATGAAGTCGAGCAAGCAGTAAAAGCAATGACCAGTATTTTGGAACCGATGATGATTGTAGTTTTAGGGGGAATGGTTGGAACCATTTTGTTAGCGATGTATCTGCCTATGTTTGCGGTATTTGAGAAGATGGGATAG
- a CDS encoding GspE/PulE family protein, which translates to MTYSSPQRRSTALTTRTEFSPFGNKLVQSGYVNTEQMRQALIESRKSGRPLTEVLESITGQQLSPELLRQYKKQQLFELKILYGVEFLDPEVNSFGNTEMANLIETLIPVDICRRHRLVPLSKHEDQTPPSVLVAMVAPDNLEASDDLNRILRPQGLALQRMVITQEDYQQLINQYLDEMAVKQKHLEQEKFTDINQDLENLGNLDISDAPEEMEADLGAAMKGAEDAPVINLVNRILAKALHEGVSDIHIEPQEENLRIRFRKDGVLREAFDPLPKKIIPAVTARFKIISNLDIAERRLPQDGRIRRLFEGRKVDFRVNTLPSRYGEKVVLRILDNSSTQLGLDKLITDPETLNIVKDMVSRPFGLILVTGPTGSGKTTSLYSALSEKNDPGINISTVEDPIEYSLPGITQVQVIREKGLDFATALRAFLRQDPDVLLVGETRDKETAKTAIEAALTGHLVLTTLHTNDAPGAIARLGEMGIEPFMVSSSLIGVLAQRLVRRVCSECRIAYTPTTEELGRYGLSASSDVGVTFYKANSLTLDAIAEAKGKNQFCSKCNGVGYKGRCGVYEVMRVTENLQTLINEDAPTERIKEVAIEEGMKTLLAYSLDLVRQGSTTLEEVERVTFTDTGLEAELKAKRKTGLTCRTCEATLKPEWLDCPYCMTSRF; encoded by the coding sequence ATGACTTACTCGTCACCACAACGGCGCAGTACCGCTTTAACTACCAGAACAGAGTTTTCGCCCTTCGGCAACAAGCTAGTGCAATCTGGCTATGTCAATACCGAACAGATGAGGCAGGCACTAATTGAAAGCCGCAAATCTGGCAGACCCTTAACGGAAGTACTAGAGTCAATCACTGGGCAACAACTATCACCTGAGTTGCTCAGGCAATACAAAAAACAGCAGCTATTTGAACTTAAAATACTATACGGTGTTGAATTTCTTGATCCGGAAGTCAATTCCTTTGGCAACACGGAGATGGCGAACCTGATTGAAACCCTCATCCCAGTGGATATTTGCCGTCGCCACCGTTTAGTACCACTATCGAAACACGAAGACCAAACCCCGCCCTCAGTTTTAGTGGCGATGGTTGCTCCAGATAATCTAGAGGCTTCTGATGACCTAAATCGCATCTTGCGCCCCCAAGGCTTGGCGTTGCAGCGCATGGTGATTACCCAGGAAGACTACCAACAGCTAATCAACCAATATCTGGATGAAATGGCTGTTAAGCAAAAGCACCTGGAACAAGAAAAGTTTACAGATATTAATCAGGATTTAGAAAACCTCGGAAATCTCGATATTTCGGATGCTCCTGAAGAAATGGAGGCTGATCTAGGGGCAGCGATGAAGGGTGCAGAGGATGCCCCAGTGATTAACCTAGTTAATAGAATCTTGGCTAAAGCCTTGCATGAGGGCGTTTCTGATATTCATATCGAACCGCAAGAAGAAAACTTACGCATTCGCTTTCGGAAAGATGGCGTACTGCGCGAAGCTTTCGATCCCCTACCGAAAAAAATCATCCCGGCGGTGACAGCCCGATTTAAAATCATCTCCAATCTAGACATTGCTGAACGCCGTCTACCCCAAGATGGACGCATCCGGCGGCTGTTTGAGGGACGTAAGGTGGACTTCCGTGTGAATACCTTGCCCAGTCGCTATGGGGAAAAGGTGGTGCTGCGAATTTTGGATAACTCCTCCACCCAATTGGGATTAGATAAGTTAATTACTGATCCAGAGACTTTGAATATTGTCAAGGATATGGTCAGCCGTCCCTTTGGTCTAATTTTGGTAACTGGGCCAACTGGTTCTGGGAAAACAACTTCGCTGTATTCTGCACTCTCAGAAAAAAATGATCCCGGAATTAATATCAGTACTGTAGAAGACCCAATTGAGTACAGTCTTCCAGGGATTACTCAAGTACAGGTGATTCGGGAAAAAGGGCTGGATTTTGCAACGGCTCTGCGCGCTTTTCTGCGGCAAGATCCAGATGTGCTGCTGGTGGGTGAAACGCGGGACAAGGAAACGGCAAAAACAGCAATTGAAGCTGCGTTAACCGGTCACTTGGTATTAACTACCTTACATACCAATGATGCCCCAGGTGCGATCGCTCGTTTGGGAGAAATGGGGATTGAGCCTTTCATGGTTTCTAGTTCCCTAATTGGCGTTTTAGCTCAACGTTTGGTGCGGCGTGTATGTTCTGAATGTCGTATTGCCTACACTCCCACAACCGAAGAATTGGGTCGTTATGGTCTATCAGCTTCCTCAGATGTCGGAGTTACTTTCTATAAGGCTAACAGTTTGACATTAGATGCGATCGCAGAAGCTAAAGGCAAAAATCAGTTTTGCTCAAAATGTAATGGGGTCGGCTACAAAGGGCGTTGTGGTGTTTATGAAGTCATGCGAGTCACCGAAAACCTGCAAACTCTCATCAACGAAGATGCACCCACGGAACGCATCAAAGAAGTGGCAATAGAAGAGGGCATGAAAACCTTGCTGGCTTACAGTTTGGACTTAGTGCGTCAAGGTTCTACCACTCTAGAAGAAGTAGAACGGGTGACGTTTACTGATACTGGTTTAGAAGCCGAGTTAAAGGCCAAACGCAAGACTGGTCTTACCTGCCGGACTTGCGAGGCCACATTAAAACCAGAATGGCTCGATTGTCCCTACTGTATGACATCTCGGTTTTAA
- the grpE gene encoding nucleotide exchange factor GrpE produces MMDENKQINNTSQQLGEPTEVKQEMKSDSPAQINFNESGSEVTEQVAAQTNVSGDTANLNPENSVAATEKTGVETAALAELTQQIDSLKTQLEERSTQYMRIAADFENYRKRTSKEKEELETQIKRNTILELLPVVDNFERARSHLKPQSEGEMTMHKSYQGVYKQLVDSLKRLGVSPMRPEGQEFDPNLHEAVMREPTDEHPEGTVLEELVRGYYLGERVLRHAMVKVAAPKEDSPAAPEDQSSSANS; encoded by the coding sequence ATGATGGATGAAAATAAACAGATAAACAATACAAGCCAGCAATTGGGTGAACCAACAGAGGTAAAGCAAGAAATGAAGAGTGACTCCCCAGCCCAAATTAATTTCAATGAATCTGGTAGCGAGGTTACAGAGCAAGTGGCAGCCCAAACCAATGTATCGGGGGATACGGCTAATCTCAATCCAGAAAATAGCGTCGCTGCAACCGAGAAAACTGGAGTGGAAACAGCAGCTTTGGCAGAACTGACTCAACAAATCGACTCTCTGAAAACGCAACTAGAAGAGCGTAGTACTCAATATATGCGGATTGCCGCTGATTTTGAGAATTACCGGAAACGTACTAGCAAAGAAAAAGAAGAGCTAGAGACACAGATAAAGCGGAACACCATTCTGGAATTGCTGCCAGTGGTTGATAATTTTGAGCGGGCCCGATCGCACCTCAAGCCGCAATCTGAAGGCGAAATGACCATGCACAAAAGTTACCAAGGCGTTTACAAACAATTAGTAGATAGCCTGAAACGCTTGGGTGTATCACCAATGCGTCCTGAAGGTCAAGAATTTGATCCTAACCTCCATGAAGCAGTAATGCGCGAACCTACGGATGAACATCCTGAAGGAACAGTGTTAGAAGAGTTAGTGCGCGGATATTACTTGGGCGAACGCGTGCTACGCCATGCAATGGTCAAAGTAGCTGCTCCCAAGGAAGATAGCCCTGCTGCACCAGAAGATCAGTCGAGTTCAGCCAACAGTTAA
- the dnaK gene encoding molecular chaperone DnaK has translation MGKVIGIDLGTTNSCVAVLEGGQPLVISNSEGGRTTPSILGFGKSGDRLVGQLAKRQAVTNAENTIYSIKRFIGRRWEDTEIERDRVPYNCIKGRDDTVDVQIRSKNYTPQELSAMILQKLKQDAESFLGEEVTQAVITVPAYFTDAQRQATKDAGTIAGLEVLRIINEPTAAALAFGLDKQDQEQLILVFDLGGGTFDVSILQLGDGVFEVKATSGNNQLGGDDFDNAIVLWMMERFQQQEKIDLSQDKMALQRLREAAEKAKIELSSMVNTSINLPFITADDTGPKHLEMELSRSKFEELALNLIEATIEPMIQALKDADLKPQNIDRIILVGGSTRIPAVQNALIKFFNGKAPDRSINPDEAVALGAAIQAGVLGGEVDNLLLLDVTPLSLGIETLGEVFTKIIERNTTIPTSKSQIFSTAVDGQTSVEIHILQGERAMSRDNKSLGKFLLAGIPPSPRGVPQIEVSFEIDVNGILKVSAQDKGTGREQSIRITNTGGLTTNEVERMRQEAELFSEEDRRRKELVELKNQADNLLFSYESTIKDNSNFIGDQMKTLASEKVLQLQAAMIDSSISTVEFKQRLDDFQQTLFAIGADVYNRANSQNEETEEASASLFTPEVDSPMNGTLIPQFNFDFDEESTAQVDYEAID, from the coding sequence ATGGGAAAAGTTATTGGGATCGACTTAGGCACTACTAACAGTTGCGTCGCAGTTTTGGAGGGCGGTCAACCACTGGTGATCTCCAATTCTGAAGGTGGACGAACTACTCCAAGTATTCTGGGATTCGGGAAGAGTGGCGATCGCTTGGTTGGTCAATTGGCAAAGCGCCAAGCCGTAACCAATGCCGAAAACACAATTTACAGTATTAAACGATTTATCGGGCGGCGTTGGGAAGACACTGAAATAGAACGCGATCGCGTCCCCTACAACTGCATCAAAGGTCGAGACGATACCGTTGATGTCCAAATTCGCTCAAAAAACTACACACCGCAAGAATTGTCTGCCATGATCCTGCAAAAGCTTAAGCAGGATGCAGAAAGCTTCTTGGGTGAGGAAGTTACTCAGGCAGTGATTACCGTACCAGCATATTTTACAGATGCCCAAAGACAAGCAACTAAAGATGCTGGCACAATTGCAGGATTAGAAGTCCTGCGAATCATCAATGAACCAACGGCTGCGGCTTTAGCTTTCGGATTAGACAAGCAAGACCAAGAGCAGCTAATTTTAGTATTTGACTTAGGAGGCGGAACCTTCGACGTATCGATCCTGCAACTTGGGGATGGCGTTTTTGAAGTTAAGGCGACTAGCGGTAACAATCAACTGGGTGGAGACGACTTTGATAATGCGATCGTGCTTTGGATGATGGAACGCTTCCAGCAACAAGAGAAAATCGACCTTTCCCAAGATAAAATGGCACTGCAACGCCTGCGGGAGGCAGCAGAAAAGGCAAAAATTGAACTCTCCAGCATGGTGAATACCTCCATCAACTTGCCGTTTATCACGGCTGATGACACCGGGCCAAAGCATCTGGAAATGGAACTGAGCCGCTCTAAATTTGAAGAACTGGCACTTAATTTAATTGAAGCCACCATCGAACCAATGATCCAAGCGCTCAAAGATGCGGATCTCAAACCACAAAATATAGATCGGATTATTTTAGTAGGTGGTTCTACCCGTATTCCCGCAGTTCAAAACGCGTTAATTAAGTTTTTCAATGGCAAAGCTCCCGATCGCTCCATCAACCCTGACGAAGCCGTAGCATTGGGAGCGGCTATCCAAGCAGGGGTGTTGGGTGGTGAAGTAGATAATCTCTTACTATTGGATGTCACTCCTCTGTCCTTGGGAATTGAAACTTTGGGTGAAGTGTTTACCAAAATTATTGAACGCAATACCACAATTCCCACTAGTAAGTCACAAATTTTTTCTACAGCAGTTGATGGGCAAACCTCGGTAGAAATTCATATCCTCCAAGGTGAACGGGCAATGTCACGAGACAACAAGAGTCTCGGCAAGTTTCTACTAGCAGGAATTCCCCCATCACCCCGTGGTGTGCCGCAAATTGAAGTATCCTTTGAAATCGATGTCAACGGCATCCTAAAGGTTTCTGCCCAGGACAAAGGTACAGGTAGAGAACAAAGTATCAGGATTACCAATACAGGTGGTTTGACTACCAACGAAGTCGAACGGATGCGCCAAGAGGCCGAACTGTTTTCTGAAGAAGATAGAAGACGTAAAGAACTGGTTGAACTCAAAAACCAAGCAGATAATCTGTTGTTCAGTTACGAATCCACCATCAAGGATAATAGCAACTTTATCGGCGACCAAATGAAAACTTTGGCCAGTGAAAAAGTTTTACAACTCCAAGCTGCAATGATTGACTCTAGCATCTCGACTGTGGAATTTAAGCAGCGCTTAGACGACTTCCAACAAACCCTCTTTGCAATTGGTGCTGATGTCTATAACCGAGCTAACAGCCAAAATGAGGAGACTGAAGAGGCTTCAGCTAGTCTATTTACTCCAGAAGTAGACTCACCAATGAATGGCACACTAATACCACAATTCAACTTTGATTTTGACGAAGAAAGTACTGCCCAGGTTGATTATGAAGCGATAGATTAG
- the dnaJ gene encoding molecular chaperone DnaJ, which produces MARDYYEILGVSRDTDKEEIKQAYRRLARKYHPDVNKEPGAEDRFKEINRAYEVLSEPETRARYDRFGPEGVSGAGSGFQDVGDMGGFADIFESIFSGFAGGMGNPTQQRRRSGPARGDDLRLDLKLDFREAVFGGEKEIRISHLENCEVCSGSGAKPGTRPRTCSTCTGSGQVRRVTRTPFGSFTQVSTCPTCNGTGMVIEDKCDACDGKGANQVTKKLKITIPAGVDNGTRLRISSEGDAGQRSGPPGDLYVYLFVNEDEEFQRDGINILSEIKLSYLQAILGCRLEVDTVDGPVELIIPAGTQPNTVMKLENRGVPRLGNPVSRGDHMLTVLIDIPTKVTPEERELLEKLAKIKGDRTGKGGLEGFLGNLFK; this is translated from the coding sequence ATGGCCCGCGACTATTATGAAATCCTGGGTGTCTCTCGTGACACCGACAAAGAAGAAATCAAACAAGCCTATCGCCGTTTAGCCCGGAAGTATCACCCAGATGTGAACAAAGAACCGGGAGCGGAGGATCGCTTTAAAGAAATTAACCGCGCTTATGAGGTACTCTCCGAGCCAGAAACCCGCGCTCGTTACGATCGCTTTGGTCCAGAGGGTGTGTCAGGTGCTGGCTCAGGTTTCCAAGATGTCGGCGATATGGGTGGTTTTGCTGATATCTTTGAAAGCATTTTTAGTGGCTTTGCTGGCGGTATGGGTAATCCCACGCAACAAAGACGGCGCAGTGGGCCTGCTAGGGGTGATGACCTGCGGCTAGACCTGAAGTTAGACTTTCGGGAAGCGGTATTTGGCGGGGAAAAAGAAATTCGCATTTCCCATCTAGAAAATTGTGAAGTCTGTAGCGGTTCTGGTGCTAAACCTGGAACCCGCCCCCGGACTTGTTCTACTTGTACGGGATCGGGTCAAGTCCGCCGTGTTACCAGAACACCCTTTGGCAGTTTCACCCAAGTCTCGACTTGTCCCACCTGTAATGGGACAGGGATGGTAATTGAAGATAAGTGTGATGCGTGTGATGGTAAGGGCGCAAATCAAGTCACAAAGAAACTCAAAATTACCATTCCGGCTGGGGTGGATAATGGCACACGCTTGCGGATTTCTAGTGAAGGAGATGCCGGCCAACGCAGTGGCCCTCCTGGAGATTTATACGTTTACTTGTTCGTAAATGAGGATGAGGAATTCCAACGGGATGGCATTAATATTCTCTCGGAAATAAAACTTAGCTATCTGCAAGCGATTTTAGGTTGTCGGTTAGAGGTAGATACGGTAGATGGCCCTGTGGAACTAATCATTCCAGCTGGAACCCAACCCAATACGGTGATGAAGTTGGAAAATCGCGGCGTACCCCGTTTGGGTAATCCAGTTAGTCGAGGGGATCATATGCTGACAGTATTAATTGATATTCCCACCAAGGTCACCCCTGAGGAGAGGGAATTGTTGGAGAAGCTGGCTAAAATTAAGGGAGATCGCACTGGTAAAGGCGGTCTAGAAGGATTCTTGGGAAATTTATTTAAGTAA